TGCTCTTACCCGTAACAGTAATGCTTCCGGTTGAGAATATTTTCAATGTCGCTCTTGGCGCGTACAGCTTGTATGTGACGCCCGGGTGCAGCTCTGGCTCGTAGCTAGCATCCTTCTTGTACTTTTCCGAAAAGTTAACGATTTTAATGCCCCAAGGCATGCTGCAGGTGCCGAGCACGTTCACGATGCGGAAGTTCCGCAGCCGAACGTTGAAGCCGAGCTTCTGGAGACAACGCGAGTATCGCCGAGCCGCTACCTTGGCCtataaataatgcaacgaaATAGATAAGTATCTCAGGTCTCATTGGAGTAGTTGGATTCGCGTTTCACTAACTTGCTCCTCCGAGGTGGCACCGGTGCAGGTGATCTTGCCGGAGGACCAAATCGAGGCAGTTGTGTAGGGGCGGCGTAGCTTCATCGTCACCATGCCATTCTCCCGGCGGAACTCTACGTTATCACCGTTCAGGGCGATTTCGTGCAGGTTCAGGTGGCAACGCACGCTGAACGAGCACACCACGTTGTTGATGACTATATCTATCTCCGGCTCGGGTTCAACCTCGCTGTCTTGGGTGGGAGCCTCAGCGGCCACATCGACGTTGTTCACGAGTATGTCGGAGGCGTTCATGGGAATGTCGGTGATAAgggcagcaccagcagcatcctCCTCGAACGCGCTATTTCCGGTGTAACCATGTGCAACTAGTTCGCCAGGCTGTGGGTTGATTGGGGTTTGATTGGTTGATGCGGGGACGAGTGGACTTGGCAGCGGTGGTTCGATTGCATCCCAGACACACCCGGAATTCGGTGCCGCCGCTGACTGAGAGGTTGGTTCCGGTTGCTGAGATAATGGCATAAACATATCCTCCAGCGTTTGCTCCCGCTCGTAGGAGTCCGCCGGACGGTCACATTGGTCTGGAGGCACGTTGCTGCATATCTTTCGGTACTGCACGGATTTGTAGGCACCACAGTTGTTGCCTACTTTTGGAGCTGAGGACACCACGACGTACGCACCGGGCTTTGAGTTAGCGCGTAACTCCACCGGAAGCTGGTTGATGGGCACAAACTGATGATGCCTGATGGTTTTCGTAATTGGTATGAAGGTTTTTACCACACCGACCCCATCGACGGTTGCTTCGACTGTGGTTgcaacggaaccggaaacgaccGAGCCGCCACTAGCGCCGGCACTACCGACGTCACCAGCATTGTTCGAGCTAGTTCCGCTGATCACGAATGCTTTCTGCTGTAACAGAGTAGCAGCCATGCTACTACCCTGGGAGCTGCTATGCATTAAATAGCGCCGATGTTCGCTTTGGTGTCAGTTTTCAAAAGTCTGCCGCGAGTCTGCGAGATTCTGCTCCGGTTTCTAAAAGTTCGGGTCCACTGATGAGGCCCTGTCACGTATGAACTTGACTTTTGTGTCTTAATCGCTGCTTACTGGGCCCCCCTTATACAAGCTCCTTTTATGCGAAGGGCAAGGATGCAGCTAAAAAtgagaaaggaaaattatATCAAACAGCGTTGATGGTACTCAGGATGTACAACACAAGCACAAGATTTCAGTTTCAGACTGAAGGATTGCAACAGGTTAAGAGATCTTGGAGCCCAGTTCGTGCATCCGCCAAAGTTGCTTAGATTGAAATCAGTGCTTACGTAAATTAGCATACTGTTGCAAAGAGGAACAATAATAATCGCACTTTACATAATGGAGTATACCTGCTTCCTTACGAGTGTTATCAATGATCGTATCGATGCACTAAGCATTGCCTTTCTTGAgccttttcgttttgtttcaagcGACCATGTTAATAGCGACGCTTTGCGGTTAGTGTAAACTGatataacaaaagaaaaacatgaacTAGGAACTAGCGCAGAGCCCATATTCTCATCTATCGGAGGGTTGCTTTGATAAGAATAGTGGCGTCTCCTAACCACCAGTAACATAAACTAACGCAAGAGAACGGATTAATACGCCCAAGTAGACTGCTTCTACGAAAAGAATCGATCAGGAAATGGGTTATGAGTTCATCAATTAATGTATTATGACTCATACTGTTCGAATTCCGAAGGAATGCCGAATTATGGCGCATAATGAAAATTTCcagataataataataaagggACAAAAAATCCTGCACATGCATCCGTTATAGGCGAGTGATTCATTCGATGatttcagatttttttttccaaattcTACCTTAGCGAGTATCGTTGGAATAAgacaaatgcaaatgatacATTCTTTTCATACTGTTGAGCGGAGTGATTTATGCATTTTCGATGGAATTTAGTAAGTTTAGAACAAAGAtgtaaagaaaacaacaaaaccagcCTAGATCGATAGACTTTTGGCATAGGAATGTGAAGCACAACAGGTAAAAACACCGCACTAAGTAGTATGCTGCAACCATGTACTTACCATGTGCTATTGCGGATGGGTACAAATTCCGTAGGTGTATGAATTTTGCCTAACGAATAGATGATACTTAATAGGTTAACAGGCACTACTTCCCGTGTATTGCAATCTTCCTCTTTGCGGCTACGATCAAAACCCACTAACATTGGCCGAGATTGGCATCAGAGCATAATTTAATCACAGTGTTCTGTTAACGTTAGCGTCGCATGCTGCGCGACCAATAGCATTACCTCGCTGACTAGTTTTTGTGCGAAcactgctgctgttttttccTCGATTTTCTCTGGCAGTCTTTCGCAGTTCGCGACCGTCGCCTACTTCCTTCCTCGATCCAGCAAAGGCGAATTATCGCTAATAGGTGCTGCGCACGCTAAACCTCCACTTGCCCGGGGAAATACGAACTTAGGAAACAACACACGAACTATTCAAATACCGCCATGCGTAACTGAACCATCAGAAAAAACTCGGAACAATTGGTAAAGGCAGAGCGACGCTCACAACTCAGCCATTTTCATGCTAAGAAATAAGAGCTCGCCAACGTTTATACACGTTGGGTTCACGGATGGAACGAGACAGCCCACTGTCTGCTCTTAGCTACTGCCCTTGTGTTGCTGTGCTGCAACCAGACATTCCTCACTGATCATATGTTTTCTGGCTGATAGCTGTCATTATGCACTATGGCTTGAAAACGTGTAAAGTGTTGGACATTAGTGACCATTAGGTAGATAGATTCCACTTAAAGAAATGCAATAGTAATTATTAAGAAAGAATCGCAGCTACCTCCTCtaaaaattacatttgttCAAGAATATGTCGATAGTTTTTATAACCTCAAATCTGATTCTATATCtatactggttttttttattcgttatAGTAAATGTATCTATTTTAAATCTATTTAGCGTAACACATGGTAAAAAGGCAACATTCTTTTGAGGAAGCAAcgattgaaaatgttttaatggGCCCTCATTCAATTTCGACTTCAACGATCATGTTTTTTAGATGAACTAGTGGAATGTGGATGTCGTTAAATGTCAAAATACGTTGacatttttgcttgttttggtttttataaCAGCAGCTCGACGCACGGCTTAAATGTAAGTAAGAAAATTGTAAAGTTTTTTACTTAAAAGTGTATAAAGAACTTCAATTGTTCCTGAGTACCTACGTTCAATTTGTTCGTTGATAAAATTAGGCGAGCTTGTCGCATTCTGATATCTCAGTGCCGACAGTTTTCAAGAACCCTGCATTCCGTAAATGATTAATGCTAGCGGCGACTCACAAGAGACCGAATACGAGATGGCGGCACCGGAAGGCAACGGAAACGCCGATGACACACCGCCCGGTTCCACTGGCGCGAATGACGATCGAGCCGAGCTGGACATGTTTGTGGCTAGCCTGCAGGAACGCTACCAGCAGAAAGCAAAACTACGTCAGCAGAACCTCGCACCCGAACGCCCGGCCGAAGAGGACTTTTTCCGGTACGATTCAAGCTTGAAGAAAAATACGGCATTCGTGAAGCGTCTGAAGCAGTTCACTGCCCAGCAGTTGCCATCCCTGATGCAGGACGCCTCCGGACTCAACCTAACGAAGTACATCTCGGAGGTTAGCGCCGCATTGGTCGAGGCGAAGCTGAAGATGAGCGACATCGCGGCCGCGCTGACACTATCAAACCACCTCCATCAACATTACGCGGACTTCGCGCCGACGCTGTTTGAGAACTGGCAGAAACTGCTACAGATCCGACCGGGCGAGAAGGTGGCGAACCCGAGCAAGATGCGCGTCGATTTGCGGTTCTACGCGGAGCTGATCAGCGTGGGCATTTTCCTGAACAAGACTGGCCTGTCGCTGCTGGGCGCTTGTCTGACCGGACTGATCGCGCAGGATAAAGAAGAGCACGTTAACCTATCGATTGTGTTATCGTTTTGTAAGCACTGCGGTGATGAATATGCTGGTCTGATTCCGACGCGCATCACCGAACTGGCGCGCAAATATGACGTGACGTTGCCGGTGTCACCGCTGCTGGCACCGGACAAACAGGGAAACCTGCGCAACCTACTGCGTGATTACTACCACTCCCTAGAGGGTCACCTGCGGACGGAGCacaagcagctgcagcaggcgGAAATATCGCGCCGCAAAATGCTACAGTCGAAGGGCGAGGTGACGCCGGAAAAACGCGAACAGTTGGCTCAACTGCAGGCGTCGTACGAGAAGCTGCACGCGTCGACCAGCGCGCTGGCGGATCTCCTCGGCGAGGCAATGCCACAGCTCGAGGAGCTCATCGAGCCGGGTGCACCGGCGGAGGGGTCTGTGCTCGATGGTAAAGCGGGCGAGGAGCTACAATTCGGTAACCTCGATCCGTGGCGGGACGAAGAAACGAAATCGTTTTACGTCGACCTGCCCGACCTGCGCCAGTTTCTGCCAAACTATTGTGACAAAAAACAATCCGGCGAAGGTGGAcagcaggaggaggaggaagataCGGAGGGATCGGATCTAGTACCGGACATGATGGCTGGACCACCCATCACGGAGGAAACGCTCGACATGGAGTTGCCCGAGCTGGATACGGACCTTGCGGACATGGAATCCACAGCAGACCTGCTGGAGGAGGATACACCAGCTGAACAGGATGCACCCGGCGAGCTAATCGAGGGAGCTTTCCCAGGCTCCGCTAGCAATGAGAGCGATCTGGCAGGCGGTGCCAATGCCGCCACAGGTGCGGGTCAGGCGGGAGCTGGGGGTGCTAGTGGTGGAGCCGGAACACCCAGCAATCAGGGCAACCGGCGGTACTTCGAACAGTTTGTTCAAAACCTGCAAAACTGCGTCAACCGGGAGCTGATCGACAACGCGGCGATCGATTTCCTACTAAACCTGAACACGAAAAGTAAGCGCAAACGGTTGGTAAAGGTCCTGTTTGGCGTGCAGCGAACCCGGCTCGATCTGCTGCCGATGTACGCGCGCTTCGTCGCCATTATCGATCTGGTTTCGCCGGACATGGCGCACGAGCTCTGCCAGATGCTCAAGATCGACTTCAAGTACCACCTGAAGAAGAAGGATCAGATTAACATCGAGACGAAGATCAAGGTGGTGCGCTACATCGGTGAGCTGGTGAAGTTCGGCATCTACAAGAAGCTGGAGGCGTTGTACTGTCTACGTTGCCTGCTGCTCAGCTTCCAGCATCACCACATCGAGATGACGTGCGCGTTTCTCGAGGTTTGCGGTGTCTACCTGTACAACTGTGCCGACAGCCGCATGCGCACGAACGCCTTCCTCGAGCAGATGATGCGGCTTAAGATGAACACCACGATGGATGGGCGGCATGCGCAGCAGGTCGAGAACTGCTACTATTTGGTAAAGCGGCCGGAAGGGTTGAAGGTGGCGCGCAAGGTGCGCCCGCTTATCCACACCTACATCCGGCATCTTATCTTCAAGGAGCTAGACAAGTCGAACGTGGACAAGCTGATCAAGCTGCTGCGGCGGCTCGACTGGGATGACCAGCGTACCTTCGATTATGCGGTACGCTGTCTGGCCCGGGCGTACAACATCCGCTATCATTTGATCCGGAGCCTAGCGGATTTGGTTGCTGGGTTGAACTCGTACCAGGAGCGGGCGATCGTGCGCGTCATAGACACCGTGTTCGAGGACATTCGAGCGGGGTTGGAGATCTACGACAACAGACTGGCGCAGCGGCGGGTTGCGATGGTTAAGTACCTCGGCGAGCTGTACAACTACCAGCTTGTTGATGCGGACAACGTCCTCAACACGCTGTATTCGATCATTTCGTTTGGTGTTAGCCTTTCGCACGATGGTCCCCCGTCAGCGGTTGACCCGCCTGAATCGCTGTTTCGGCTGAAGCTGGCCTGTGTGCTGCTGGACACGTGCGGGCAGTACTTCTCCTCCGGTGAAATCCGGCGCCGTCTCGACTGCTTTCTGGTGTTCTTTCAGCAGTACTATTGGTTCAAAAAGTCACACCCCTGCTTTGTGGGCGGCGCGCCTCGATCGTCGGCTGGAGTTGCGAATGATCCGGGAGGTGGTACCGTCGTGGGTAACACCTTCGCCGCAACCACGCCTGGTACCGCCATCGTCCAGAAGCTGGCCGTTTCAAACCCAAAGGATCTGTTTCCCATCCTGATCGATCACATGTACCGGGAGTGTCTGAAGAGCTTGCGGCCAAAGTTGAAGCTGTACAGTAGCTTCGAGCAGGCAAAAACGGCCGTGTTGGAGTTGCGCCACAAACTATACCCCAGCGATGAGCTGGAGCGCGTGAGTCAGGAGCAGGATCAgacacagcaacaacacgatGCCGCGGAATCGACGGATCACGAGGATTCACTGCAATCCGACTACTGCACGTCGGACGCGGGTGACGACGTTTCGGAAGGGTACAACATCAAGATACCGATGGTCAAGCGGGAGGATCGGGACGAGGATGAATCGCCCTCGCCGACGGTGAACGGGGCCGACCTTGAGCTGGAGGGCtatgacgaggacgaggacgatgacgacgaaaacgaaaacgacatGGACAACGAGAACGATAACGACAACGATAACGACAATGACAATGATGAGGATTACGAGTGTTACGACGACGATCGGGACGGTGACCTCGAGGTGGAGCCGGAGCTGCCTCCACCGCAGAAGCAACCAGAAGATCTCGAGTTCGAGCGCGAGTTCGAACGGATGGCGTCCGAGTATTGCCAGCAGCGGGCGAAGGATTCCGCCAAGGTTAACCCAAAGAACGTCCCGATACCGATCTCCTTCCGGAACGAGACGAAGAAAACCTACGACCAGCTGCAGGTGAGATGTCCTTTTCTCTGGGATTCTTGGCTTGGGGTGCGAAGCTTAATGCATTGCAAAACGTGCCGTTGTAGGAACCGGAACATGCTAAGTCCGATGCCGTCCCATTTGCGTTGATGATCCGCGGCAAGGGCAAGCAACAGATGTACAAAACGTTCGAGGCGCCGGAAGACAGCCAGTTGGCGCAGTACATCCGCGAGCAGGAGCGCAAGCAGCAAGAGGAAAAGGACAGTGTCAAACGGCTCACGCTCAACATATCCGAGAGGCTCGAGGAGGAGGACTACCAGGAGTCGTTGAACCAACCGATACGCACCTCCGATCCTCTTCGCATGCGACCGCTTAAGCCGACCAAATTTAAACATCCGAAGGGTGTGCCTGACCTTGACGCAATCTTCCATTGAGGCCATCGAAAGCAATGGGAAAGCATGTGCTAGTATTTAATGGAAGAAAGGTTCTAACTCCCATGGAGCAGCGTAACAGAAGCCCTTTCGAGCAGCGGATGATCACAACCGCGAAGCCGATATGGCTCAAAATTCCCGTTTGAACAAGGAATCAGTAAAAATACAAACGTACAAACAGATGCACGTGTATTGTATAAATCGCATTTCGCATGATTTAtgcgaaataataaaacattacaTCGGATCACGAACTTTCTTTAGTCTTTTATAGCTTGTAGTTCGCTCTATAACTCGGCTCATAAAATCAtacttaaaaattaaattgcacAAACGCAAAATGTGGCTATAGCGTTGACAATCAGCCAATATATCGTTTAAGATAAGTATAAGGCAATATATCATTTAAGATAAGTATATTGTTCTTCTAGTCAGTTAATGTACAAAAACCGGTCCAAACGAATAGTACGCGATCGATGAGATGTGTCAAGTTTGACATAACTTATTGGCTATCTTTGTGGGATAGCAGCATCCACTATAAAGAGAAAGTTATGAAGTGAGCACCGTTTCTAATGGTACAATCtatgttttaaatgttattttgatagtttgaaatcaaataaagcgCGTGATTATAAAATGAGCGACACGTGGAGCGAACTTCCAAAGGTTATCATACTCTTCAGCGGTAAACGAAAATGTGGCAAAGACTATTTGTCGGAGGCATTGCTAAAGAAGTAAGCATATTCTATCGACACGATTACCGATCGCATCGAGGCTCATCCTTTTCTTCTTGTAGACTAGGCCCAGATCGAGCCCAGATAATACGCATTTCGGAACCAATTAAACGACACTGGTCGGAAAAGATGGGCTTGGACCTGAGTGAATTACTTAGCGATAGCGCATACAAGGAGCAGTATCGAGAGAAAATGATCGTGTGGAGTGACGAGCGACGTCGCGAAGATTACGGGGTTTTCTGCCGGGCAGCGTGTCTCTCGATCAACAGGGACATTTGCATCGTTAGTGACGTGCGCCGT
This genomic interval from Anopheles nili chromosome X, idAnoNiliSN_F5_01, whole genome shotgun sequence contains the following:
- the LOC128728456 gene encoding regulator of nonsense transcripts 2; this translates as MAAPEGNGNADDTPPGSTGANDDRAELDMFVASLQERYQQKAKLRQQNLAPERPAEEDFFRYDSSLKKNTAFVKRLKQFTAQQLPSLMQDASGLNLTKYISEVSAALVEAKLKMSDIAAALTLSNHLHQHYADFAPTLFENWQKLLQIRPGEKVANPSKMRVDLRFYAELISVGIFLNKTGLSLLGACLTGLIAQDKEEHVNLSIVLSFCKHCGDEYAGLIPTRITELARKYDVTLPVSPLLAPDKQGNLRNLLRDYYHSLEGHLRTEHKQLQQAEISRRKMLQSKGEVTPEKREQLAQLQASYEKLHASTSALADLLGEAMPQLEELIEPGAPAEGSVLDGKAGEELQFGNLDPWRDEETKSFYVDLPDLRQFLPNYCDKKQSGEGGQQEEEEDTEGSDLVPDMMAGPPITEETLDMELPELDTDLADMESTADLLEEDTPAEQDAPGELIEGAFPGSASNESDLAGGANAATGAGQAGAGGASGGAGTPSNQGNRRYFEQFVQNLQNCVNRELIDNAAIDFLLNLNTKSKRKRLVKVLFGVQRTRLDLLPMYARFVAIIDLVSPDMAHELCQMLKIDFKYHLKKKDQINIETKIKVVRYIGELVKFGIYKKLEALYCLRCLLLSFQHHHIEMTCAFLEVCGVYLYNCADSRMRTNAFLEQMMRLKMNTTMDGRHAQQVENCYYLVKRPEGLKVARKVRPLIHTYIRHLIFKELDKSNVDKLIKLLRRLDWDDQRTFDYAVRCLARAYNIRYHLIRSLADLVAGLNSYQERAIVRVIDTVFEDIRAGLEIYDNRLAQRRVAMVKYLGELYNYQLVDADNVLNTLYSIISFGVSLSHDGPPSAVDPPESLFRLKLACVLLDTCGQYFSSGEIRRRLDCFLVFFQQYYWFKKSHPCFVGGAPRSSAGVANDPGGGTVVGNTFAATTPGTAIVQKLAVSNPKDLFPILIDHMYRECLKSLRPKLKLYSSFEQAKTAVLELRHKLYPSDELERVSQEQDQTQQQHDAAESTDHEDSLQSDYCTSDAGDDVSEGYNIKIPMVKREDRDEDESPSPTVNGADLELEGYDEDEDDDDENENDMDNENDNDNDNDNDNDEDYECYDDDRDGDLEVEPELPPPQKQPEDLEFEREFERMASEYCQQRAKDSAKVNPKNVPIPISFRNETKKTYDQLQEPEHAKSDAVPFALMIRGKGKQQMYKTFEAPEDSQLAQYIREQERKQQEEKDSVKRLTLNISERLEEEDYQESLNQPIRTSDPLRMRPLKPTKFKHPKGVPDLDAIFH
- the LOC128728457 gene encoding phosphomevalonate kinase encodes the protein MSDTWSELPKVIILFSGKRKCGKDYLSEALLKKLGPDRAQIIRISEPIKRHWSEKMGLDLSELLSDSAYKEQYREKMIVWSDERRREDYGVFCRAACLSINRDICIVSDVRRKTDVQFFRETFGTERVRTVRIEASEAERSRRGWQFQQGVDDVQSECDLDDFVAWDMVLQNEETDTVDASLEQLVMLASR